A region of Candidatus Methylacidiphilales bacterium DNA encodes the following proteins:
- a CDS encoding beta-galactosidase: MEPGVKTDVRVSGDATRTGDSAGWTSLRLDKPSGLAQVAFFYQKGPGALNLSAFRDVAVQVKNDADAEVDVLVNATSNPDAAWLESTSGRFLVHPGETGNLTTLMTRAALPGEHPFVKQLGNLYAFPWGHQGHWRHMDTSAIVRVTLRLKWSLASVGRTLQIGHPGGHGFYSTDSALLQTLELPLVDPFGQLREGDWPDKLKDRAEFHKDGKKDLELISKVTRVDGGRSRFGGMADGPKLKATGFFRVEKLNGKWWFVDPEGNLFWSHGVNCVGGSDATKVAGRESLFSEGDRSQPSMNFYAKNLKLKFGEEHWKERLAELSLARMFDWGLNTVGAWSMSELSDSQRIPYTLIVHAYLQQLGNTRKIADPFSDGFQNSLDKSLQGLAAKHAKSPWLLGVYIENELDWKYGHELVNDIIGSYESAPARVALVKFLQERHGGIAGLNQAWDTQFKSFKELQPAPGPMGKKTCSKDLDDFMDLFADRYFAVSRAAMRKHLPNHLFLGSRFHIFNPHVTAAASRHCDVISVNIYQHSFHEFNMETSQDRPWIISEFHFGTPDHGVWGVGLTWAADARNQADLYQAYVSDALRHPNFVGTHWFAWTSQPVTGRGDGENFGMGMVSLVDRPLEKLVRAVQKVSRELYTYRLNGLESRIGEVREKPAAAGQVSPVTSP; the protein is encoded by the coding sequence GTGGCGGTGCAGGTGAAAAATGACGCCGACGCGGAAGTGGACGTGCTGGTCAACGCCACGAGCAATCCGGATGCCGCCTGGCTGGAAAGCACCAGTGGACGCTTTTTGGTTCATCCGGGCGAGACGGGCAACCTCACCACCCTGATGACACGGGCAGCTCTGCCGGGGGAACATCCCTTTGTGAAGCAGTTGGGGAACCTGTACGCCTTTCCCTGGGGGCACCAGGGTCATTGGCGCCACATGGATACTTCTGCCATTGTCCGGGTGACCCTGCGACTCAAGTGGAGCCTGGCCAGCGTCGGCCGCACGCTGCAGATCGGCCACCCGGGTGGACATGGATTCTACAGTACGGATTCCGCATTGCTCCAGACTCTGGAACTGCCTTTGGTCGACCCGTTCGGCCAGCTCCGTGAGGGTGATTGGCCTGATAAACTAAAGGATCGCGCCGAATTCCATAAGGATGGGAAAAAGGATTTGGAACTGATCTCGAAAGTGACCCGGGTGGACGGGGGACGGAGCCGGTTCGGCGGAATGGCCGACGGACCCAAGTTGAAGGCTACGGGTTTTTTCCGCGTGGAGAAGCTCAACGGCAAGTGGTGGTTCGTGGATCCGGAGGGGAATCTCTTTTGGTCGCACGGCGTCAACTGTGTCGGTGGCTCGGATGCCACCAAAGTGGCGGGCAGGGAGAGCCTTTTTTCGGAGGGAGACCGCAGCCAGCCCTCGATGAATTTTTATGCGAAGAATCTTAAGCTGAAGTTTGGCGAAGAACACTGGAAGGAGCGGCTGGCGGAACTTTCACTGGCACGCATGTTCGACTGGGGCTTGAACACGGTGGGGGCTTGGTCGATGTCTGAACTCTCGGATAGCCAGCGGATTCCGTACACCCTCATCGTCCATGCGTATCTGCAGCAGTTGGGCAATACCCGGAAGATTGCCGACCCCTTCTCGGACGGGTTCCAAAACTCTTTGGACAAGAGCCTACAGGGGCTGGCGGCCAAGCATGCAAAAAGCCCCTGGCTTCTGGGAGTGTATATCGAGAATGAACTCGATTGGAAATACGGCCATGAGCTCGTCAACGACATCATCGGCAGCTACGAGTCGGCCCCGGCACGGGTTGCGCTGGTGAAGTTTTTGCAGGAACGCCATGGCGGCATCGCCGGACTGAACCAGGCCTGGGATACCCAGTTCAAGAGCTTTAAGGAACTCCAACCCGCGCCCGGTCCTATGGGCAAGAAAACCTGCTCCAAGGACCTCGATGATTTTATGGACTTATTTGCCGACCGCTACTTTGCGGTCAGCAGGGCGGCGATGCGGAAACACCTCCCCAACCATTTATTCTTGGGCAGCCGTTTCCATATCTTCAACCCCCACGTAACAGCGGCGGCCTCGCGGCACTGCGATGTGATCAGCGTGAACATCTACCAACACAGCTTCCATGAATTCAATATGGAAACCAGCCAGGACCGGCCGTGGATCATCAGTGAATTTCACTTCGGCACACCGGATCACGGAGTGTGGGGGGTGGGGCTGACTTGGGCGGCCGATGCGAGGAACCAGGCCGATCTGTATCAGGCATACGTCTCAGATGCCCTGCGCCATCCGAACTTTGTGGGCACCCATTGGTTTGCCTGGACGAGCCAGCCCGTGACTGGAAGGGGCGACGGAGAGAATTTTGGCATGGGCATGGTCAGCTTGGTGGACCGACCTTTGGAAAAGTTGGTCCGGGCGGTGCAAAAAGTTTCGCGTGAACTCTACACCTACCGTCTGAACGGCCTGGAGAGCCGGATCGGAGAGGTCCGGGAAAAACCGGCGGCCGCCGGTCAAGTTTCACCAGTTACATCCCCCTGA
- a CDS encoding sialate O-acetylesterase, with translation MQALELPKVFSDRMVLQQGQPLPVWGRAEAGATVTVKFGQQSVNAVAEAGGNWMATLAPETASATPATLTVRSGDKELSFDDVLVGEVWLCSGQSNMEWSVNGALNGDIIPLSGGNPQLRFYHVERHVSVAPRFSANATWTAAQSDTIPSFSAVAYHFGSTLQPAVGVPVGLIAASWGGTPAISWTRPSAFDKHPLLAEQAAEWEAGIKTYPERKTQFEAKMADWKKAKGLPPDARVTNDRYPDAPWPPAHDPESSKRPGVLANGMLASVAPFAIRGAIWYQGEADAGWEPDRYDERLAVMVNDWRVWWNNPQLAFGVVQLAGFKAPSETPTDDPWSRLRESQRRFVRKDSHAGLAVAIDIGEANDIHPFDKQTVGQRLARWALADVYQKIKLRGGPEPVDVTFDDFVRIRFESVGGGLWILNGGDLQGFTLAGADGVFHVARAEIKGKDTVEVRSPSVPVPQTVRYAWAANPRGANLSNKQRLPAGPFELKQTNATPIPARE, from the coding sequence TTGCAGGCATTGGAACTGCCAAAGGTTTTTTCCGACCGCATGGTTTTGCAGCAGGGTCAGCCACTGCCGGTTTGGGGGCGGGCCGAGGCCGGGGCCACCGTCACGGTCAAATTCGGGCAGCAATCCGTGAATGCCGTGGCCGAGGCCGGGGGGAATTGGATGGCCACTCTGGCCCCCGAGACGGCCAGCGCCACACCCGCCACCCTGACGGTCCGCAGTGGGGACAAGGAACTCTCTTTCGATGATGTCCTCGTTGGCGAAGTCTGGCTCTGCTCTGGCCAGTCCAACATGGAATGGTCAGTAAATGGCGCGCTGAATGGGGATATCATTCCGTTGAGCGGAGGGAATCCACAGCTGCGCTTCTATCATGTTGAACGGCACGTTTCCGTCGCACCCCGTTTCTCCGCCAACGCCACATGGACCGCAGCCCAATCGGATACCATTCCCTCCTTCAGTGCAGTGGCATACCACTTCGGGTCGACGCTTCAGCCCGCCGTTGGAGTTCCGGTCGGTTTGATCGCCGCGTCGTGGGGAGGAACACCGGCTATTTCATGGACCCGGCCATCCGCCTTCGACAAGCACCCACTGTTGGCGGAACAAGCTGCCGAGTGGGAGGCTGGAATAAAAACCTATCCAGAGCGCAAAACACAGTTTGAGGCCAAAATGGCCGATTGGAAAAAGGCCAAGGGGCTCCCGCCGGATGCAAGAGTAACCAACGATCGCTATCCCGATGCGCCCTGGCCCCCTGCACATGATCCCGAAAGCTCCAAACGGCCCGGTGTTTTGGCCAACGGCATGTTGGCTTCAGTGGCTCCTTTTGCCATCCGCGGCGCCATCTGGTACCAGGGAGAAGCTGACGCAGGTTGGGAACCGGATCGGTATGATGAACGCCTTGCCGTGATGGTGAACGACTGGCGTGTCTGGTGGAATAATCCCCAACTCGCGTTCGGAGTCGTGCAATTGGCCGGATTCAAAGCACCGTCGGAGACACCCACGGACGACCCCTGGTCCAGGCTCCGCGAGAGCCAGCGCCGCTTTGTCCGCAAGGATTCCCATGCCGGGCTGGCAGTGGCCATAGATATTGGGGAAGCCAATGATATTCACCCATTTGACAAACAGACGGTTGGGCAAAGGCTGGCCCGCTGGGCGTTGGCGGATGTTTACCAGAAGATCAAGCTCCGGGGGGGACCGGAGCCGGTTGACGTCACTTTTGATGACTTCGTGCGTATCCGCTTTGAATCAGTGGGGGGGGGGCTTTGGATTTTGAATGGAGGGGATCTGCAAGGCTTCACACTTGCTGGCGCGGATGGTGTTTTTCATGTGGCCAGAGCAGAAATCAAGGGGAAGGATACCGTGGAGGTTAGAAGCCCTTCTGTTCCCGTTCCACAAACCGTCCGTTATGCCTGGGCCGCCAATCCACGCGGAGCCAACCTCAGCAACAAGCAACGCTTGCCCGCCGGTCCCTTTGAGCTCAAACAAACAAATGCCACCCCCATTCCTGCAAGGGAGTAA
- a CDS encoding sialate O-acetylesterase, with the protein MTFFKRRFGKQHAPEAVRSSFLLPRIFFIALTTWALPLRALEVPTIFSDHMVLQQGQPLPVWGRAEAGARISVVFGKQSLETVADGQGKWLVTLAPETASAIPATLQVRCGDKEVILKDILVGEVWLCSGQSNMQHTVGEALNADITPIVAQNPLIRLYQVDRVASTTPRFSANTTWTPTEYKTVSSFSAAGIHFASVVQPTLGVPVGLIGASWGATPAIAWTRPSVLDKHPLFLENLAEWEKGMKAFPERYAAYLVKCAEWNKSKGLPEDAPVNHWSTPGAPKPPPYDPNGSNRAGNLANGMLSTVAPFAMRGVIWYQGENDTNWVPEKYHERLALMVNDWRVWWNNPELAFGVVQLAAWKQPGENSDGDWPRLRESQRQFVLADPHAGLAVAIDVGEANNIHPFDKQTVGQRLARWALADVYRKIKLRGGPEPVEATFEKSVIIRFESVGGGLWVFNGGELTGFTVAGSDGVFHEAKAEIKGQNTVEVSSPDVPSPVTVRYAWAHNPRGANLSNKQRLPAGPFEMSRPPTPNHTNSIP; encoded by the coding sequence ATGACTTTTTTCAAACGCCGATTCGGAAAACAACATGCTCCCGAAGCTGTTCGTTCTTCTTTTTTGTTGCCGAGGATTTTTTTCATTGCCTTGACCACCTGGGCTCTCCCATTGCGGGCGCTGGAGGTGCCGACGATATTTTCGGATCATATGGTTTTGCAGCAGGGGCAGCCCTTGCCGGTCTGGGGTCGGGCCGAGGCCGGAGCCAGGATTTCTGTCGTCTTTGGAAAACAATCACTGGAGACAGTAGCGGATGGTCAGGGGAAATGGCTGGTCACACTGGCACCCGAGACAGCCAGTGCGATACCAGCAACCCTGCAAGTTCGATGCGGCGACAAGGAGGTCATCCTCAAGGATATTTTGGTTGGGGAGGTCTGGCTGTGCTCTGGACAATCAAATATGCAACATACGGTCGGAGAAGCCCTCAACGCCGATATCACTCCGATCGTAGCACAAAATCCGTTGATACGTTTGTATCAAGTCGATCGGGTTGCCTCAACGACACCCCGTTTTTCCGCGAACACGACGTGGACCCCCACCGAATATAAGACCGTATCGAGCTTTAGTGCCGCCGGCATACACTTTGCCTCGGTTGTGCAGCCGACTCTGGGTGTGCCCGTCGGCCTGATTGGGGCTTCCTGGGGGGCCACTCCTGCGATAGCATGGACCCGGCCCTCGGTGCTCGATAAGCATCCGCTCTTTCTGGAGAATTTGGCCGAATGGGAAAAGGGCATGAAAGCATTTCCTGAGCGCTATGCGGCCTATCTGGTGAAATGTGCCGAATGGAACAAGTCCAAGGGTCTGCCCGAGGATGCCCCAGTGAACCACTGGAGCACACCGGGAGCTCCCAAGCCGCCTCCTTACGATCCCAATGGATCGAATCGAGCAGGAAACCTCGCCAACGGAATGCTCTCGACCGTCGCTCCTTTTGCCATGCGCGGGGTCATTTGGTATCAGGGTGAAAACGACACCAATTGGGTCCCGGAAAAATACCACGAGCGTCTTGCCCTGATGGTCAACGATTGGCGGGTTTGGTGGAACAATCCAGAACTTGCCTTTGGGGTGGTGCAGTTGGCCGCATGGAAACAGCCGGGTGAAAACAGTGATGGAGACTGGCCTCGTTTGCGCGAAAGTCAGCGTCAATTCGTTCTTGCTGATCCGCACGCGGGATTGGCTGTAGCCATTGATGTAGGTGAGGCCAACAACATCCACCCGTTTGACAAACAGACTGTTGGGCAAAGGCTGGCCCGCTGGGCGTTGGCGGATGTTTACCGGAAGATCAAGCTCCGGGGGGGGCCGGAGCCGGTCGAGGCCACATTTGAAAAGTCAGTGATCATTCGTTTTGAGTCTGTGGGCGGCGGTCTCTGGGTTTTTAATGGCGGGGAACTGACGGGATTCACTGTGGCTGGCTCGGACGGGGTCTTCCATGAGGCCAAGGCTGAAATCAAAGGCCAGAACACCGTCGAGGTCAGCAGCCCCGATGTGCCTTCACCAGTCACCGTCCGCTATGCATGGGCGCACAATCCCCGCGGCGCCAACCTCAGCAACAAACAACGCCTTCCGGCCGGACCCTTTGAGATGAGCAGGCCACCAACCCCCAATCATACCAACTCAATACCATGA
- a CDS encoding glycoside hydrolase family 31 protein — protein sequence MLADSPGMDVYVFAGPSPLDAVRRYNLFSGGGALPPKWGLGFMNRVRTNYTADQVLADIAEFQKHGIPLDMIGLEPGWMNHTYPCSFEWDKTRFTDPKAFLDKLAAAGVRANLWFNPCIGPPSTPLYQKMLPYAGTHLVWNGLVPDYSLPVAQQIFAGHLKREVLDLNPAAIGGFKIDEVDGFDQYLWPDTNLFPSGRDGGQLRQTYGLLLQKTVFAVFHQANRRTMGQVRGSNAGAAPYPFVIYNDNYEFNGYINAVVNSAFAGVLWSPEVRGSKNGEDTLRRTQAVCFSPLALYNGWASDEKLWSHAEVKDPIRNAIVLRVRLLPYLYNTFAQYHYEGTPPIRPMQLVAGITAEAPTTQVGKLDATANPYEVLPPAREVKDQYMLGDSLLVAPIPPGVKTRKLLLPAGKWYDFYIGKLAGANETIEVTPPLATKPVFVKDGSLIPMIETRLKSPAAGETVALEVRHYGEAPGRLNLYDDDGEIFDYEKGDFCWTGLAFAKDAAGKWVGSVTPDTSGKKWSYGEVKWNFMGRP from the coding sequence GTGCTGGCGGACTCCCCCGGCATGGACGTCTATGTCTTCGCCGGTCCCAGCCCGCTGGATGCCGTCCGCCGCTACAATCTCTTCTCCGGCGGCGGCGCCCTTCCACCCAAGTGGGGTCTTGGGTTCATGAATCGTGTCCGCACCAACTACACCGCCGACCAAGTGCTGGCTGATATTGCGGAGTTCCAAAAACACGGCATCCCACTCGACATGATCGGTCTCGAACCGGGCTGGATGAATCATACCTATCCATGCTCATTCGAGTGGGACAAGACCCGCTTCACCGATCCCAAGGCATTCCTGGACAAGCTCGCCGCGGCCGGAGTCCGCGCCAACCTCTGGTTCAATCCCTGCATCGGTCCCCCTTCGACTCCACTCTACCAAAAGATGCTGCCCTACGCCGGCACGCATCTGGTCTGGAATGGCCTCGTGCCCGATTACTCCCTGCCCGTGGCGCAACAGATTTTTGCCGGTCACCTCAAGCGCGAGGTACTCGACTTGAACCCCGCCGCCATCGGGGGATTCAAAATCGACGAGGTGGACGGCTTCGACCAATACCTCTGGCCCGACACCAACCTCTTCCCCTCGGGCCGTGACGGCGGGCAACTCCGCCAAACGTACGGCCTTCTCCTGCAAAAGACCGTTTTCGCTGTTTTTCATCAGGCCAACCGCCGCACCATGGGACAGGTGCGTGGCAGCAATGCGGGAGCCGCGCCTTATCCCTTTGTCATTTACAACGACAATTATGAGTTCAACGGTTATATCAACGCCGTCGTCAACAGTGCTTTCGCCGGCGTGCTCTGGTCGCCGGAAGTCCGTGGCAGCAAAAACGGCGAGGATACGCTCCGTCGCACCCAGGCCGTCTGCTTCTCCCCGCTCGCCCTCTACAACGGCTGGGCTTCGGACGAGAAACTCTGGTCTCACGCTGAGGTCAAGGATCCTATCCGCAACGCCATCGTGCTACGCGTACGCCTGCTGCCCTATTTATACAACACCTTCGCCCAGTATCACTACGAGGGCACGCCGCCCATCCGCCCCATGCAGCTCGTCGCTGGCATCACCGCCGAAGCACCCACGACCCAGGTCGGCAAGCTCGACGCCACGGCCAACCCCTACGAAGTCCTGCCCCCTGCCCGCGAGGTAAAAGATCAGTATATGCTTGGCGACTCGCTCCTCGTCGCCCCGATCCCGCCGGGTGTGAAGACCCGTAAGCTCCTCCTTCCCGCCGGAAAATGGTATGATTTCTACATTGGCAAGTTGGCAGGCGCTAACGAGACTATCGAGGTGACACCTCCGCTCGCCACCAAGCCGGTCTTCGTCAAAGACGGGTCCCTCATTCCCATGATCGAGACCCGCCTCAAGTCGCCCGCCGCGGGTGAGACCGTCGCCCTTGAAGTCCGCCATTACGGCGAGGCTCCCGGACGACTGAATCTCTACGACGACGACGGCGAAATCTTCGACTACGAGAAGGGTGATTTCTGCTGGACCGGTCTGGCCTTCGCCAAGGATGCCGCCGGGAAGTGGGTCGGTTCTGTCACCCCCGACACCAGCGGAAAAAAGTGGAGTTACGGCGAAGTGAAATGGAACTTCATGGGCAGGCCATGA